The DNA sequence CAAGTAAAGGCTGCGGACATTGTAAGCAGTGTCAATTACTAATGGCGGGTAATCACCCTGACTTTCTGTCGATAGAACCTACTACCAACAGTATTGGTATAGATGAAATCAGAGCGGTAAGTAATAAGTTTACCACTACGGCACAGCTTGCTCAGGCTCAGGTGGTAGTGATACAAAACGCCCAGCTTATGACCGAGAACGCCGCTAATGCATTACTAAAAACACTAGAAGAGCCTAATGCAAAATGTTACCTAGTGTTGGTTAGTGTGGGTTATGTCAAACTGATGCCCACTATTATTAGCCGTTGCCAACAGATTCGTCAGCCAGTACTGAGTAAAGACGCGTTAAAACAAAAATACCCAAACTTACCGGACTATTTGGTGGGCTTTGCGGATCAAAACGAATCCTTGTTGGTCAAAATGGCCGAGCCAGATGAGTTAAATGAATACGTGCGCGTCTACCAAAGCTTTATTACTTGGCTTAAAGGCCAAGAAAGCAGTGCTACATTACTTAGCAATATCGCTTCAAAAGATGAATTAATTGAGTTTTGGGTTTACCTTGTAAGCCGTCGTATCAGACAGGTTTTAATGAAGGGCTATTTACAACCCGCAGAGCAAGCACAAGCACTCATCCACGAATTTAACTTTACCAGACGCCAAGTTAAGGGGCACAATAAAGCGCTCGCACTTACGTCATTAGTGCATCAATTAGAGGGACTCATTCGATGAACAGATTGACCGTTGAAATATTAGATAGCAAGGAGCTGTTTAAGTGTTATATGCCATTTGTCCATGGTGGTGGATTATTTATTAAAACCAACATGCCTCTAAAACTTGGCGAGTCTGTAAGTATTATTTTGACCTTGCCAGATGCGTTAGAGCCTGAGTTGTTTGACTCTGAAGTCATTTGGGTAAACCCACAGGGGGCACAAAATGTTCACCCGCCAGGTGTAGGTGTCTTGCTCAATAACTCAGAAAACAAATTACAAGTTAAAATCGAAAAGCTCATTGGTACGTTATTAAATTCACCAGAACCAACTTACACAATGTAATCGACCACCTTTTAAGTTGTAAATAAGAAGCAGTAAAGATGATTAAACAAAGCATTGGTGCCATATCCCTCGTTGTAAAAGATTATGACGAAGCCATCGATTTTTATGTGAACAAATGTCAATTTGAGTTGTTAGAAGATACAGCGATGCCAGAAGGCAAACGTTGGGTTCGTGTCGCGCCTCAAAATAGCGAGGGCACTGCGCTTCTTCTTGCTAAAGCGGATGGCGAACAGCAACTGAATGCGGTTGGTCAGCAAGCGGGCGGAAGAGTGTGGTTGTTTTTAGAAACCAACGATTTTTATAGAGATTACCAATACATGAAAAATGCAGGTGTTAAATTTAACGAAACACCTCGTGAGGAAGTATATGGTACCGTCGCAGTGTTTGAAGATTTGTACGGAAATAAATGGGATTTAATCCAAACTGCACAAAAAATATAAAACTTTTTTTGCGCTTGAGGTTGAACTAGTTCACTTCTATCCTTAGTAATGTATTACAAGCCAAGTCTTGAAATTTCATACATTTACAGGAGTGAACTATGTCTACACAGTGGAAGTCAGTTGCTAAATTGCAATTGAGTAACCAGACGTATAACGCGATCAGCTTTGACAAGCTCAGCGAACAGTACGACTTAAATCGCCTACCTTATGCCACCAAAATTCTGCTCGAAAACCTCTTGCGGCACGAAGATAAGCCATTTGTAGACGAAGAGGACATCATCGCTCTTGCTAAATGGGATGTGAACTCAGATACAGAGCAAGAAATATCTTTTGTTCCGGCTCGAGTTGTTTTACAAGACTTCACCGGTGTACCAGCGATTGTTGATTTAGCCGCGATGCGCGATGCGATGGCACGACTTGGTGGTGATCCTGAAAAAATTAATCCCTTCAATCCGGTTGAGTTGGTCATTGACCACTCCGTTATGGTGGATCACTTTGCTACTGAAGATGCCCTTGAGAAAAACACTGCAATAGAGGTAGAACGCAACAAAGAGCGGTACCAATTTTTAAAATGGGGCCAAAGTGCGTTTGATAACTTTAAAGTAGTGCCACCAGGCCGTGGTATTGTCCATCAAGTTAACTTGGAATATTTAGCGCGTTGTGTATTTGGCACAGAGCAAAATGGTGAACAGTGGGCTTACCCAGACACCTTAGTTGGTACAGACTCTCACACTACAATGATCAACGGTCTAGGTATTCTTGGATGGGGTGTCGGTGGCATTGAGGCAGAAGCGGCAATGTTAGGGCAGCCTGTTACTATGTTGATCCCGAGAGTCGTTGGTTTCAAGCTAGTAGGCAAATTAAAACCAGGTGTAACTGCTACGGATTTAGTACTGACCATAACTGAGCGATTACGAGAACATGGTGTGGTCGGTAAGTTTGTCGAATTTTATGGTCCAGGTTTGGCCCACTTGACCTTAGCGGACCGAGCAACTATCGCTAATATGGCGCCAGAGTACGGTGCGACCTGCGGCATTTTCCCTCTAGACAAAGAAACGGTTAATTACCTTAATTTAACTGGCCGTGACCAAGCTGATATGGAGCGCGTTGAATCTTATGCTAAACAATTAGGAATTTGGCATGATGAGACGACGCCAGAGGCGGTATATCACGAAAATATTGAGTTTGATTTGTCATCGGTCGAACCCAGTATTGCAGGGCCAAAGCGTCCTCAAGACCGTATCACACTGACCGATGCAGCCAACAAATACAAAGAGTGGCTAGAATTAAATGGAAGTGGAAGTACATCAAACAAGGCAATTACTACCCAATTCAGAGGTCAGGACTTTGAGCTTACAGATGGCTCTGTTGTTATAGCAGCGATCACTAGTTGTACGAATACCTCTAACCCACACGTTCTCGTAGCTGCAGGCCTGCTTGCACGTAATGCAGCTGAAAAAGGCTTAACCACTAAACCTTGGGTCAAAACGTCTCTCGCTCCTGGCTCTCAAGTCGTTACGCAATACCTTGAAAATGCGGGCTTGATGGATGACTTAGAATCACTCGGTTTCAACTTAGTGGGATATGGCTGTACGACTTGTATTGGTAACTCGGGCCCCTTGCCTGATGAGATTAGCGACGCTATTCACAAAGGCGACCTATCTGTGACATCTGTGTTGTCAGGAAACCGTAACTTTGAAGGCCGGATACATGCGGATATAGCGGCGAATTACTTAGCATCGCCTCCTCTCGTGGTGGCATATGCCCTTGCTGGAAATATGAAAATAGACCTAACATCAGAGCCTCTAGGTCATGACAAAAACGGCCAAGCGGTTTATTTAAAAGATATTTGGCCATCAGATGAAGAAATTAAGGACGTTGTAGGACGCTCGATTTCACGTCAGATTTTTGCTGAAAAATACGCCGATGTCTTTAACGGAGATGAGACTTGGAATAGCTTAAGCTCTAAAAAGCAATCTATCTATGATTGGCCAGAGTCGACGTATATAAAACATCCGCCATTTTTTGAAGCTATGGCAGCCAGGGCAGAACAGGTTGCTGCAATCGAAAACGCACGCTGCTTGGTCAAAGTAGGTGACAGTATTACGACCGATCACATTTCTCCTGCAGGCTCTATCGCAGAAGATAGCCCCGCCTCAAAGTACCTTCAACAACAAGGTGTAGAGGTTAAGGACTTCAATTCATATGGTTCTCGGCGCGGCAATCACGAGGTGATGATGCGTGGTACGTTTGCAAACGTCCGCCTTAAAAACGAGCTTGCTCCTGGCACTCAGGGCAGTCACACGCAATATCAACCTTCACAAGAGCCTATGTCTATTTACGACGCAGCGATGAAATACCGTGCTGAAAACACCCCAACTGTAGTAATTGCAGGTAAAGAATACGGTACTGGTTCTTCTCGAGATTGGGCAGCAAAAGGCCCTTCGTTAATGGGAGTTAAAGCGGTATTTGCAGAAAGCTATGAGCGAATTCATCGCTCCAATCTAAT is a window from the Psychrosphaera ytuae genome containing:
- a CDS encoding PilZ domain-containing protein translates to MNRLTVEILDSKELFKCYMPFVHGGGLFIKTNMPLKLGESVSIILTLPDALEPELFDSEVIWVNPQGAQNVHPPGVGVLLNNSENKLQVKIEKLIGTLLNSPEPTYTM
- the acnA gene encoding aconitate hydratase AcnA; translated protein: MSTQWKSVAKLQLSNQTYNAISFDKLSEQYDLNRLPYATKILLENLLRHEDKPFVDEEDIIALAKWDVNSDTEQEISFVPARVVLQDFTGVPAIVDLAAMRDAMARLGGDPEKINPFNPVELVIDHSVMVDHFATEDALEKNTAIEVERNKERYQFLKWGQSAFDNFKVVPPGRGIVHQVNLEYLARCVFGTEQNGEQWAYPDTLVGTDSHTTMINGLGILGWGVGGIEAEAAMLGQPVTMLIPRVVGFKLVGKLKPGVTATDLVLTITERLREHGVVGKFVEFYGPGLAHLTLADRATIANMAPEYGATCGIFPLDKETVNYLNLTGRDQADMERVESYAKQLGIWHDETTPEAVYHENIEFDLSSVEPSIAGPKRPQDRITLTDAANKYKEWLELNGSGSTSNKAITTQFRGQDFELTDGSVVIAAITSCTNTSNPHVLVAAGLLARNAAEKGLTTKPWVKTSLAPGSQVVTQYLENAGLMDDLESLGFNLVGYGCTTCIGNSGPLPDEISDAIHKGDLSVTSVLSGNRNFEGRIHADIAANYLASPPLVVAYALAGNMKIDLTSEPLGHDKNGQAVYLKDIWPSDEEIKDVVGRSISRQIFAEKYADVFNGDETWNSLSSKKQSIYDWPESTYIKHPPFFEAMAARAEQVAAIENARCLVKVGDSITTDHISPAGSIAEDSPASKYLQQQGVEVKDFNSYGSRRGNHEVMMRGTFANVRLKNELAPGTQGSHTQYQPSQEPMSIYDAAMKYRAENTPTVVIAGKEYGTGSSRDWAAKGPSLMGVKAVFAESYERIHRSNLIGMGILPLQFKEGESAEGHGITGKETFSIPAVSAGQKEVQVEVKTDQQTKTIDMIIRIDTANEFDYFANGGILSYVIRNMLETKS
- a CDS encoding VOC family protein — protein: MKQSIGAISLVVKDYDEAIDFYVNKCQFELLEDTAMPEGKRWVRVAPQNSEGTALLLAKADGEQQLNAVGQQAGGRVWLFLETNDFYRDYQYMKNAGVKFNETPREEVYGTVAVFEDLYGNKWDLIQTAQKI